A genomic segment from Streptomyces sp. NBC_00654 encodes:
- a CDS encoding IucA/IucC family siderophore biosynthesis protein — protein MTAYIDPQPHPAVEETGPGPAREAARRAAVTWREAGRQITEKTLGELSYEYLFEPVPDAAPVTEGSDPAWRLELPDGVTYRFRARHGAFRCWVVTPKSVTRHRAHPDGTESFAAADDPRILVTDARRVLGLTGMRLADVLGELTATVSNEALRLTVPITAAELAALPYDIAEGYLPGHPRIVVNKGRVGFSAADRARLAPEARTPFAVRWAAVHRDLAAFRSVAGLDAATLLAEELDEATRQAFAERLTDSSAAAGTDPTDYVWMPVHPWQWDEIVGTLYAAELATGRVVHLGDSADTYVPHQTVRTLANVSHPARRDVKTACSVRNTLVYRGLNSAATLAGPAVTEWLLGIHGNDRLLREEYRFDLLGEVAAVSVTHPLLGTLEELPYRFHETLGVLWREPLRTRVAPGERAVSLAALPYRDHRGDSVLTHLIHTSGMAAEDWFGRLFDLILTPLLHWFHRYGVAFCPHSQNLVLITDPDGRPLRVMIKDFAQGVDLVDTELPVHDTLAEEARTDMLRWPAPLMAQSLFSSVFSGQIRFLAEIAHDDLGHSRPAMWEQVRTVVRAYADRFPEDAGRYPDLDLFAPDVERVCLNREHLAGEGFERVDRDEEFDVRFGRVPNPLAGPDPEGAW, from the coding sequence GTGACCGCGTACATAGACCCGCAGCCCCATCCCGCCGTCGAGGAGACCGGCCCCGGGCCCGCTCGCGAAGCGGCTCGCCGGGCCGCCGTCACCTGGCGGGAGGCCGGAAGACAGATCACCGAGAAGACGCTCGGTGAACTCAGCTACGAGTACCTCTTCGAGCCGGTCCCGGACGCCGCTCCTGTCACCGAGGGCAGCGACCCGGCCTGGCGGCTCGAACTGCCGGACGGGGTCACGTACCGCTTCCGCGCCCGGCACGGAGCCTTCCGCTGCTGGGTCGTCACCCCGAAGTCCGTCACCCGTCACCGTGCACATCCCGACGGTACGGAGTCCTTCGCCGCGGCGGACGACCCGCGCATCCTCGTCACCGACGCCCGCCGGGTCCTCGGCCTCACCGGAATGCGCCTCGCCGACGTCCTCGGTGAGCTGACCGCCACCGTCTCCAACGAGGCGCTCCGCCTCACCGTCCCGATCACCGCGGCCGAACTCGCCGCCCTGCCCTACGACATCGCCGAGGGGTATCTGCCCGGCCACCCGCGCATCGTCGTCAACAAGGGCCGGGTCGGATTCTCCGCCGCCGACCGGGCCCGGCTCGCCCCCGAGGCCCGTACACCCTTCGCCGTCCGCTGGGCCGCCGTCCACCGGGACCTGGCGGCGTTCCGCTCGGTGGCCGGGCTCGACGCGGCCACCCTGCTCGCCGAGGAACTGGACGAGGCCACCCGGCAGGCGTTCGCCGAGCGCCTCACCGACAGCAGCGCCGCCGCCGGCACCGACCCGACCGACTATGTGTGGATGCCGGTCCACCCCTGGCAGTGGGACGAGATCGTCGGCACCCTCTACGCGGCCGAGCTCGCCACGGGCCGCGTGGTGCACCTCGGGGACTCGGCCGACACCTATGTGCCGCACCAGACCGTCCGTACGCTGGCCAATGTCAGCCACCCCGCCCGACGGGACGTCAAGACCGCCTGCTCGGTGCGCAACACCCTCGTCTACCGCGGACTGAACTCCGCCGCCACCCTCGCCGGGCCCGCCGTCACCGAATGGCTGCTCGGCATCCACGGGAACGATCGGCTGCTGCGCGAGGAGTACCGTTTCGATCTGCTCGGCGAAGTCGCCGCGGTCTCCGTCACCCACCCGCTCCTCGGCACCCTGGAAGAGCTGCCCTACCGCTTCCACGAAACGCTCGGCGTCCTGTGGCGCGAACCGCTGCGGACCCGGGTCGCCCCCGGCGAACGCGCCGTGTCGCTGGCCGCGCTTCCCTACCGCGACCACCGCGGCGACAGCGTCCTCACCCATCTGATCCACACCTCCGGCATGGCGGCCGAGGACTGGTTCGGCAGGCTCTTCGACCTGATCCTCACCCCGTTGCTGCACTGGTTCCACCGGTACGGTGTCGCCTTCTGCCCGCACAGCCAGAACCTCGTCCTGATCACCGACCCGGACGGCCGCCCGCTGCGTGTCATGATCAAGGACTTCGCCCAGGGCGTCGACCTCGTCGACACCGAACTTCCCGTCCACGACACGCTCGCGGAGGAAGCCCGCACGGACATGCTGCGCTGGCCGGCGCCGCTGATGGCCCAGTCCCTGTTCTCGTCCGTCTTCTCCGGCCAGATCCGCTTCCTCGCCGAGATCGCCCACGACGACCTCGGCCATTCCCGCCCCGCGATGTGGGAGCAGGTGCGCACCGTCGTCCGCGCCTACGCCGACCGCTTCCCCGAGGACGCCGGGCGCTACCCGGACCTCGACCTGTTCGCCCCGGACGTCGAGCGGGTGTGTCTCAACCGGGAGCACCTCGCGGGGGAGGGCTTCGAACGCGTCGACCGGGACGAGGAGTTCGATGTGCGCTTCGGCCGCGTACCCAACCCGCTGGCCGGTCCCGACCCGGAGGGCGCCTGGTGA
- a CDS encoding glutamine synthetase, with translation MNPGPRPAAAAFWQRPTGPRTLAARAGAGATIREELAARAPSRLTLLAPDPHARFAAVDLDGAFALESVLDDGYGACTYLCAWTVERGTSSAPELQRYYGTYSDLVLRPDPATLLPQPDPGDGLAEEGSWYVVCDAAWPDGRPVTVAPRTVLRQRLAAAEALGIVPSVGLEHEVTFHRADGSPLTAHGIDYALGGTENLAPLLREIRSTLRGAALGVESARAECHPGQYEIVLRHRDALAACDDAMVQQTLVRQAAARHGVTASYLAAEGPGQGSSCHVHLSLNDVDGHNLGPGAGDPRRPGPLLGAFLAGVLRAAGDLTPIWAPTVNSYVRLRTGDFAPTSVRWGADDRTAAVRLAGHGPSLRLECRFPGADAQPHLAVAALLAAGLSGIEDGLPLPPPGKEQDRLPTTPWQALDRFSTSPLPVRLLDAELVDHCAALFRAELDDWCDGVTDWQRRRGALRS, from the coding sequence GTGAACCCGGGCCCACGCCCGGCGGCCGCCGCCTTCTGGCAGCGGCCGACCGGCCCGCGCACCCTCGCGGCCCGTGCCGGGGCAGGGGCCACGATCCGCGAGGAGCTGGCCGCGCGGGCGCCCTCGAGGCTCACCCTCCTCGCTCCCGATCCGCACGCCCGCTTCGCCGCCGTCGACCTCGACGGAGCCTTCGCCCTGGAGTCCGTGCTCGACGACGGCTACGGCGCCTGCACCTATCTCTGTGCCTGGACCGTGGAGCGCGGTACCTCCTCGGCGCCCGAGCTCCAGCGCTACTACGGCACCTACTCCGACCTCGTCCTGCGCCCGGACCCGGCCACGCTGCTGCCGCAGCCCGACCCGGGTGACGGCCTCGCGGAGGAGGGCAGCTGGTACGTCGTGTGCGACGCGGCCTGGCCGGACGGCCGTCCCGTCACGGTCGCGCCCCGCACTGTTCTGCGACAGCGGCTCGCAGCCGCCGAGGCGCTGGGCATCGTGCCGTCCGTCGGCCTGGAGCACGAGGTGACATTTCACCGCGCCGACGGCTCGCCCCTCACCGCCCATGGCATCGACTACGCGCTGGGCGGCACGGAGAACCTGGCCCCCCTGCTGCGCGAGATCCGTTCCACGCTGCGCGGGGCGGCGCTGGGAGTGGAGTCGGCGCGCGCCGAATGCCACCCCGGTCAGTACGAGATCGTGCTCCGTCACCGTGACGCGCTGGCCGCCTGCGACGACGCGATGGTCCAGCAGACCCTCGTACGGCAGGCCGCGGCCCGCCACGGTGTCACCGCCTCCTACCTCGCGGCGGAGGGCCCGGGGCAGGGCAGCTCCTGCCATGTCCACCTCTCGCTGAACGACGTGGACGGCCACAATCTGGGGCCGGGCGCGGGCGACCCGCGCCGCCCGGGCCCGCTCCTGGGAGCGTTCCTCGCCGGAGTGCTGCGGGCGGCGGGAGACCTGACCCCGATCTGGGCGCCGACCGTCAACTCCTATGTGCGGCTGCGCACCGGCGACTTCGCGCCGACCTCGGTCCGCTGGGGTGCCGACGACCGCACCGCCGCCGTCCGGCTGGCCGGTCACGGACCGTCCCTGCGGCTCGAATGCCGGTTCCCGGGGGCCGACGCCCAACCCCACCTCGCCGTCGCGGCGTTGCTCGCCGCCGGACTCTCGGGCATCGAGGACGGCCTCCCGCTTCCCCCACCGGGCAAGGAGCAGGACCGGCTGCCCACCACCCCCTGGCAGGCACTCGACCGGTTCAGCACGTCCCCGCTCCCGGTACGGCTGCTCGACGCCGAACTCGTCGACCACTGTGCCGCTCTCTTCAGGGCGGAGCTGGACGACTGGTGCGACGGCGTCACCGACTGGCAGCGCCGCCGCGGAGCCCTCAGGTCCTGA
- a CDS encoding electron transfer flavoprotein subunit alpha/FixB family protein — MAEVLVFVDHVDGAVRKPTLELLTLARRLGDPVAVAVGAGAAGTAGVLAEHGAVRVLTAQGPEFADYLVVPRVDALVAAFGAVSPVAVLLPSSAEAKEIAARVAVRTGSGIITDAVDVEAGEAGPVAVQSAFAASFTTRSRVVKGVPVITVKPNSAPVEAAPAAGAVQELAVEFSDLSTAARVLSRTPRESTGRPELTEAAIVVSGGRGVNGAENFPLIEALADSLGAAVGASRAAVDAGWYPHSSQVGQTGKSVSPQLYIASGISGAIQHRAGMQTSKTIVAINKDAEAPIFDLVDYGIVGDLFDVVPQLTEEINTRKG, encoded by the coding sequence ATGGCTGAAGTTCTGGTTTTTGTCGATCATGTGGACGGTGCGGTCCGTAAGCCCACGCTGGAGCTGCTGACGCTGGCGCGGCGGCTGGGTGATCCGGTGGCGGTGGCGGTGGGTGCCGGTGCGGCCGGGACGGCGGGGGTGCTCGCGGAGCACGGTGCGGTGCGGGTGCTGACCGCGCAGGGTCCGGAGTTCGCGGATTATCTGGTGGTGCCGCGGGTCGACGCGCTGGTGGCGGCGTTCGGGGCGGTGTCGCCGGTGGCGGTGCTGCTGCCGTCGTCGGCGGAGGCGAAGGAGATCGCGGCGCGGGTCGCGGTGCGTACGGGTTCGGGGATCATCACGGACGCGGTGGACGTGGAGGCGGGCGAGGCGGGTCCGGTCGCGGTGCAGTCCGCGTTCGCGGCGTCGTTCACGACGCGGTCGCGGGTCGTGAAGGGGGTTCCGGTGATCACGGTGAAGCCGAACTCGGCGCCGGTCGAGGCGGCTCCGGCCGCGGGTGCGGTCCAGGAGCTGGCGGTGGAGTTCTCGGACCTGTCGACGGCGGCGCGGGTGCTGTCGCGGACGCCGCGGGAGTCGACGGGGCGTCCCGAGCTGACCGAGGCCGCGATCGTGGTGTCCGGCGGCCGGGGGGTGAACGGGGCGGAGAACTTCCCGCTGATCGAGGCGCTCGCGGACTCCCTCGGCGCGGCGGTCGGTGCCTCGCGTGCCGCGGTCGACGCCGGGTGGTACCCGCACTCCAGCCAGGTCGGGCAGACCGGCAAGTCGGTCTCCCCGCAGCTGTACATCGCTTCCGGGATCTCCGGCGCGATCCAGCACCGGGCCGGGATGCAGACCTCGAAGACGATCGTCGCGATCAACAAGGACGCCGAGGCCCCGATCTTCGACCTCGTCGACTACGGGATCGTCGGAGACCTCTTCGACGTCGTGCCCCAGCTCACCGAGGAGATCAATACCCGCAAGGGCTGA
- a CDS encoding electron transfer flavoprotein subunit beta/FixA family protein: MSLRIVVCVKYVPDATGDRRFADDLTVDREDVDGLLSELDEYAVEQALRIADGVDGAEVTVLTVGPEDAKDALRKALSMGADRAVHVEDDALHGTDAMGTSLVLAKAVGRAGFDLVICGMASTDGTMGVLPALLAERLGVAQVTLLSEVSVGDGAVRGRRDGDTASEVLEASLPAVVSVTDQSGEARYPSFKGIMAAKKKPVESLDLDDLGIGADEVGLGGAWTVVDAAVERPARTAGTVVKDEGEGGRRLAEFLAGRKFI; the protein is encoded by the coding sequence GTGAGCTTGAGGATCGTTGTCTGTGTGAAGTATGTGCCCGACGCGACCGGTGACCGGCGTTTCGCCGATGACCTGACGGTGGACCGTGAGGATGTCGATGGTCTGTTGTCGGAGCTGGACGAGTACGCGGTCGAGCAGGCGTTGCGGATCGCGGACGGGGTGGACGGGGCTGAGGTGACCGTGCTGACGGTGGGTCCCGAGGACGCGAAGGACGCGTTGCGCAAGGCGTTGTCGATGGGTGCGGACCGGGCTGTTCATGTGGAGGACGACGCTCTGCACGGTACGGACGCGATGGGGACGTCGCTGGTGCTGGCGAAGGCGGTCGGGCGGGCGGGGTTCGATCTGGTGATCTGTGGGATGGCGTCGACGGACGGCACGATGGGTGTGCTGCCGGCGTTGCTCGCGGAGCGGCTGGGGGTGGCTCAGGTGACGTTGTTGTCGGAGGTGTCGGTCGGGGACGGTGCGGTGCGGGGGCGTCGGGACGGTGACACGGCCAGTGAGGTGCTGGAGGCGTCGTTGCCGGCGGTGGTGTCGGTGACCGACCAGTCGGGCGAGGCGCGGTATCCGTCGTTCAAGGGGATCATGGCGGCGAAGAAGAAGCCGGTGGAGTCGCTGGATCTGGATGATCTGGGGATCGGCGCGGACGAGGTCGGTCTGGGGGGTGCGTGGACGGTCGTGGACGCGGCGGTGGAGCGTCCGGCGCGGACGGCGGGCACGGTCGTGAAGGACGAGGGTGAGGGCGGCAGGCGGCTGGCCGAGTTCCTCGCGGGCCGGAAGTTCATCTGA
- a CDS encoding TetR family transcriptional regulator: MREVLAQAAFQLFLERGFEQTTVDDIVARAGVGRRSFFRYFPSKEDAVFPDHESCLAEVTAFLAAVDDSDPVAAVCDAARIVLRMYAANPEFSVQRYRLTREVPGLRTYELSVVRRYEQTLAGHLRGRFGETGDEALRAEVIAASVVAAHNNGLRQWLRSGGAGDPEAAVDHALGLVREVWGSPVERTAVASGDNEVIVMVAPRGTPMWRVVQQIEAVVGQE, from the coding sequence ATGCGGGAGGTGCTCGCACAGGCGGCTTTCCAGCTCTTCCTGGAGCGCGGATTCGAGCAGACAACGGTGGACGACATCGTGGCGCGGGCCGGGGTCGGGCGGCGTTCGTTCTTCCGCTACTTCCCCTCCAAGGAGGACGCGGTCTTCCCGGATCACGAGAGTTGTCTCGCCGAGGTGACCGCTTTTCTGGCGGCCGTCGACGACAGCGATCCGGTGGCGGCGGTGTGCGACGCGGCCCGGATCGTGCTGCGGATGTACGCCGCCAACCCCGAGTTCTCCGTGCAGCGTTACCGGCTCACCCGGGAGGTTCCCGGTCTGCGCACGTATGAACTCTCCGTGGTGCGCCGCTACGAGCAGACGCTGGCCGGTCATCTCCGGGGCCGGTTCGGTGAGACGGGTGACGAGGCGCTGCGGGCGGAGGTGATCGCCGCTTCGGTGGTCGCCGCGCACAACAACGGGCTGCGCCAGTGGCTGCGTTCGGGCGGTGCGGGTGATCCCGAGGCTGCCGTGGATCATGCGCTGGGCCTGGTCCGGGAGGTGTGGGGGAGCCCCGTCGAACGTACGGCGGTGGCGTCCGGCGACAACGAGGTGATCGTCATGGTCGCCCCGAGGGGCACCCCGATGTGGCGCGTCGTGCAGCAGATCGAGGCGGTCGTGGGCCAGGAGTGA
- a CDS encoding type 1 glutamine amidotransferase domain-containing protein produces MAKILLVLTGADHWTLADGTEHPTGFWAEEAAAPYEAFTTAGHEVVVATPGGVVPTVDRGSLAPDVNGGQEGAARVAATLDSFSALREPIALEDVDLDAYAAVFYPGGHGPMEDLAVSAASGRLLASALKSGKPLGVVCHGPAALLAADGPDGTNAFSGYRLTGFTNAEERQAGLADRAKWLLQDRLVEIGAEFQEGEPWAPFVIVDRNLVTGQNPASSAPLAAELLKKLT; encoded by the coding sequence ATGGCAAAGATCCTTCTCGTGCTGACCGGCGCCGACCACTGGACCCTGGCCGACGGGACCGAGCACCCGACCGGCTTCTGGGCCGAGGAGGCCGCCGCCCCGTACGAGGCGTTCACCACCGCCGGCCACGAGGTCGTCGTCGCCACACCCGGCGGAGTCGTACCGACCGTGGACCGCGGGAGCCTGGCCCCCGACGTCAACGGCGGCCAGGAAGGCGCCGCCCGCGTCGCCGCGACGCTCGACTCGTTCAGCGCGCTGCGGGAGCCGATCGCACTGGAGGACGTGGACCTGGACGCCTACGCCGCCGTCTTCTACCCCGGCGGCCACGGGCCCATGGAGGACCTCGCCGTCAGCGCCGCCTCCGGCCGGCTGCTCGCTTCGGCCCTGAAGTCCGGCAAGCCGCTCGGAGTCGTCTGCCACGGCCCGGCGGCGCTGCTCGCGGCGGACGGCCCGGACGGCACCAACGCGTTCTCCGGATACCGGCTGACCGGTTTCACCAACGCGGAGGAACGCCAGGCAGGGCTCGCCGACAGGGCGAAGTGGCTGCTCCAGGACCGCCTCGTGGAGATCGGCGCCGAATTCCAGGAGGGCGAGCCATGGGCGCCGTTCGTGATCGTCGACCGCAACCTGGTCACGGGCCAGAACCCCGCGTCCTCCGCACCGCTGGCCGCCGAACTCCTCAAGAAGCTGACCTGA
- a CDS encoding ABC transporter substrate-binding protein, which translates to MAVALVSLTSGCASLQSSATEVGGVRKTDERPVRDGGTLTVALNSDPDKLDPTLAQTLVGRTVFAGMCEKLYDIDEDGAVVPQLAAALPGVSADGRTVTLTVRPGLTFSDGTRLDARAVVTSLLRHRDLPGSARGTELAPVTGIRATGPLTVSLTLDHPYVPLTGVLADRAGMVMSPAALKKYGKDFTNHPSCVGPFRFVERVGGDRIVLEKDPHYYDADNVRLDGVVYKPIPDGNVRLANLRSGDLQVGDQMGPVDVRSALTEPKLQLFNSPSLGYQGIGLNVGNVNGLGKKPGRLDTPIARDVRVREAFELAIDRDLINKVVFQGMYEPACGPISPQSAIAPGVKPEDCPRRDVAKARKLLKEAGVRTPVRIELKTSTTPEQGRVGQVLQAMVKEAGFELTLRPTEYATMLAETDAGDYDVFTSGWSGRLDPDGNVSNFLKTAGAMNAYGLGDPRIDALIAQGRTVADPARRTEIYDELTRRVQDAHAMIYLYRQKNYVVATKDVAGIRVYGDGLVRVRTAGYTR; encoded by the coding sequence GTGGCAGTTGCATTGGTGTCCCTCACCTCGGGCTGCGCGTCGCTGCAGTCCTCGGCGACCGAGGTCGGCGGTGTACGGAAGACCGATGAGCGGCCCGTACGCGACGGCGGGACACTCACCGTCGCCCTCAACTCCGACCCCGACAAACTGGACCCCACCCTTGCCCAGACCCTTGTAGGCCGCACGGTCTTCGCGGGCATGTGCGAGAAGCTCTACGACATCGACGAGGACGGCGCCGTCGTGCCGCAGCTCGCCGCGGCACTCCCGGGCGTCTCGGCCGACGGCCGCACCGTCACCCTGACGGTGCGCCCCGGTCTGACGTTCAGCGACGGAACCCGGCTCGACGCCCGAGCGGTCGTCACCTCACTGCTGCGCCACCGCGATCTCCCCGGATCCGCTCGCGGCACCGAACTGGCCCCGGTCACCGGGATCCGGGCCACCGGACCGCTCACCGTCAGCCTGACCCTCGACCACCCCTACGTACCGCTCACCGGCGTACTCGCCGACCGGGCCGGGATGGTGATGTCACCGGCCGCACTCAAGAAGTACGGGAAGGACTTCACCAACCACCCCTCCTGCGTCGGCCCCTTCCGCTTCGTCGAGCGCGTCGGCGGCGACCGCATCGTGCTGGAGAAGGACCCCCACTACTACGACGCCGACAACGTCCGGCTGGACGGCGTCGTCTACAAACCCATCCCCGACGGCAACGTCCGCCTCGCCAACCTGCGCTCCGGCGACCTCCAGGTCGGCGACCAGATGGGCCCCGTCGACGTACGCAGCGCACTGACCGAGCCGAAGCTCCAGCTGTTCAACTCGCCCTCCCTCGGCTACCAGGGCATCGGCCTCAACGTCGGCAATGTGAACGGCCTCGGGAAGAAGCCCGGCAGGCTCGACACCCCGATCGCCCGGGACGTCCGCGTCCGGGAGGCCTTCGAACTCGCCATCGACCGCGACCTGATCAACAAGGTCGTCTTCCAGGGCATGTACGAACCGGCCTGCGGCCCGATCTCCCCGCAGTCCGCCATCGCACCCGGCGTCAAGCCCGAGGACTGCCCCCGGCGCGATGTCGCCAAGGCCAGGAAGCTGCTGAAGGAGGCGGGAGTGAGGACCCCGGTCAGGATCGAGCTGAAGACCTCCACGACCCCCGAACAGGGGCGCGTCGGCCAGGTCCTCCAGGCCATGGTCAAGGAGGCGGGCTTCGAACTGACGCTGCGGCCCACCGAGTACGCCACCATGCTCGCGGAGACCGACGCGGGCGACTACGACGTCTTCACCAGCGGCTGGTCCGGCCGGCTCGACCCGGACGGCAACGTGTCCAACTTCCTCAAGACCGCCGGCGCCATGAACGCCTACGGCCTCGGCGACCCCCGGATCGACGCACTGATCGCCCAGGGCCGCACCGTCGCCGATCCGGCCCGGCGCACCGAGATCTACGACGAACTCACCCGTCGCGTCCAGGACGCCCACGCGATGATCTACCTCTACCGGCAGAAGAACTACGTCGTCGCCACCAAGGACGTCGCGGGCATCCGCGTCTACGGCGACGGACTGGTCCGGGTCAGGACTGCGGGGTACACCCGATGA
- a CDS encoding ABC transporter permease has product MTKYLLTRLRQSLITLFLVSVVVFAGIRALPGDPALALAGEERSPEALAAIRESYGLDDNVVVQYGRFIGHALTGDLGNSSRTGLPVADAIGQALPVTLELAALSLLLAIVLGIGAGVVAAVRRGKPEEWLANVIALIGLSIPTFWLGIVLVLGFAIALPVFAASGYVPFGTDPIDNLRRMVLPAIVLGSGLAAVVMRQTRAAMLDSLSADYVRTARAKGLSRRSVIGGHALRNSLVTVVTVLGLQLGHLISGAVVTEQIFVLPGFGKLTIDAVFTRDYATLQAVVLCTSAAYILINLLVDVVYSVIDPRIRLGGAR; this is encoded by the coding sequence ATGACGAAATACCTGCTGACGCGCCTGCGCCAGTCCCTGATCACTCTCTTCCTCGTCAGCGTCGTGGTCTTCGCCGGAATCCGGGCGCTGCCCGGCGATCCGGCACTCGCGCTGGCCGGGGAGGAGCGCAGCCCCGAGGCGCTCGCCGCGATCCGCGAGAGCTACGGACTCGACGACAACGTCGTGGTCCAGTACGGGCGGTTCATCGGCCACGCCCTCACCGGCGACCTCGGCAACTCCTCCCGCACCGGGCTCCCGGTCGCCGATGCCATCGGGCAGGCCCTGCCCGTCACCCTGGAACTGGCCGCGCTCTCCCTGCTCCTGGCGATCGTCCTCGGCATCGGTGCCGGTGTCGTGGCCGCCGTACGGCGCGGAAAGCCGGAGGAGTGGCTGGCCAACGTCATCGCGCTGATCGGCCTCTCCATCCCGACGTTCTGGCTCGGCATCGTGCTCGTTCTCGGATTCGCCATCGCCCTGCCGGTGTTCGCCGCCTCCGGATACGTCCCCTTCGGCACCGACCCGATCGACAACCTGCGCCGCATGGTGCTGCCCGCGATCGTGCTCGGCTCCGGACTCGCCGCCGTCGTGATGCGGCAGACCCGGGCCGCGATGCTCGACTCGCTCTCCGCCGACTACGTCCGCACCGCCCGCGCCAAGGGACTGTCCAGGCGCTCCGTCATCGGCGGCCACGCGCTGCGCAACTCCCTCGTCACCGTGGTGACCGTGCTCGGCCTCCAGCTCGGCCATCTGATCTCCGGCGCCGTCGTCACCGAGCAGATCTTCGTCCTGCCCGGCTTCGGCAAGCTGACCATCGATGCCGTCTTCACCCGTGACTACGCGACGCTCCAGGCCGTGGTGCTCTGCACCTCGGCCGCGTACATCCTCATCAATCTGCTGGTCGACGTGGTCTATTCGGTCATCGACCCGCGCATCCGGCTCGGAGGTGCCCGGTGA
- a CDS encoding ABC transporter permease produces the protein MRALRRNRLALTGAVIAAVFILAALFAPLIAPYDPAQPDFGNVLAEPSWAHWLGTDDLGRDQLSRIVHGARASMQVGLVAVVLAFVVGVPLGLLGGYYGRFADSAVSRLTDTMLAFPFLVLAVGLAAILGPSLTNATIAIGISQIPAVIRITRAETLRLKHVDYVGAAIVNGGGDATVLFRHILPNATSALIVQATVGIPAAIIGEALLSFLGLGVQPPDPSLGVMLSGAQSFLAPAPWLAVFPGLAIVAATLAFNLLGDGLRDVLDPRGGTR, from the coding sequence CTGCGGGCCCTGCGCCGCAACCGGCTCGCCCTGACCGGGGCGGTCATCGCCGCCGTCTTCATCCTCGCCGCCCTGTTCGCCCCGCTCATCGCCCCGTACGATCCCGCGCAGCCCGACTTCGGCAACGTCCTCGCCGAGCCCAGCTGGGCACACTGGCTGGGCACCGACGACCTCGGCCGCGACCAGCTCTCCCGCATCGTCCACGGTGCCCGCGCCTCGATGCAGGTCGGCCTCGTCGCCGTCGTCCTGGCCTTCGTCGTCGGCGTACCGCTGGGACTGCTCGGCGGGTACTACGGCCGGTTCGCCGACAGTGCGGTGTCACGCCTCACCGACACCATGCTGGCGTTCCCGTTCCTGGTGCTCGCCGTCGGGCTCGCCGCGATCCTCGGCCCGTCGCTGACCAACGCCACCATCGCCATCGGCATCTCCCAGATCCCCGCCGTCATCCGTATCACCCGGGCCGAGACCCTCCGGCTCAAACACGTCGACTACGTCGGGGCGGCCATCGTCAACGGCGGCGGGGACGCCACCGTCCTCTTCCGGCACATCCTGCCCAACGCCACCTCCGCACTCATCGTCCAGGCCACCGTCGGCATCCCCGCGGCGATCATCGGCGAGGCACTCCTGAGCTTCCTCGGCCTGGGAGTCCAGCCCCCCGACCCCTCGCTCGGCGTGATGCTCTCCGGAGCCCAGTCGTTCCTGGCCCCCGCGCCCTGGCTGGCGGTCTTCCCCGGTCTGGCGATCGTCGCGGCGACGCTGGCCTTCAATCTGCTCGGCGACGGACTGCGGGACGTCCTCGACCCCCGTGGAGGGACCCGATGA